One Argonema galeatum A003/A1 DNA segment encodes these proteins:
- the mazG gene encoding nucleoside triphosphate pyrophosphohydrolase, with protein sequence MAEVSSLAALQGLIDVVAKLRSPDGGCPWDLAQTPQSLIPYVIEEAYEVVDAIRSGDENAIAEELGDLLLQVVLQAQIASDYGQFTLTKVAQGIAEKLIRRHPHVFGDVQVETAEEVHQNWEQIKAEEKGETADAPQPLSRKLSRYARTLPPLIAGMKISQKAAAAGFEWKNVDGVWDKFNEELAEFKHALTHEEKARQQEELGDLLFVIINLGRWYDLDPSEALQGTNERFIQRLIKMEAAADRPLADYTLNELEHLWQQAKAQLANNT encoded by the coding sequence ATGGCTGAGGTTTCTAGTTTGGCAGCATTGCAAGGGTTGATTGATGTGGTGGCTAAGTTGCGATCGCCTGACGGTGGTTGTCCTTGGGATTTGGCTCAAACGCCTCAATCGCTGATTCCCTATGTGATTGAGGAAGCTTATGAGGTGGTGGATGCGATTCGCAGTGGGGATGAGAATGCGATCGCAGAAGAACTCGGAGATTTACTATTACAAGTAGTTCTGCAAGCTCAGATTGCTAGCGACTATGGGCAATTTACTTTAACAAAAGTCGCTCAAGGCATCGCAGAAAAACTAATTCGCCGCCATCCTCATGTATTTGGAGATGTTCAGGTAGAGACGGCGGAAGAAGTACATCAAAATTGGGAACAAATCAAAGCCGAGGAAAAAGGGGAAACCGCCGATGCACCCCAGCCACTCAGCCGCAAATTAAGTCGCTACGCCCGAACTTTGCCGCCCCTAATTGCGGGAATGAAGATATCTCAAAAAGCCGCTGCTGCTGGATTTGAATGGAAAAATGTCGATGGCGTTTGGGATAAATTTAACGAAGAATTGGCGGAATTTAAACACGCTCTTACTCATGAAGAAAAAGCACGACAGCAGGAAGAACTGGGCGATTTATTGTTTGTTATAATCAATCTCGGTCGCTGGTATGACCTCGACCCCTCAGAAGCTTTGCAAGGAACGAATGAGCGATTTATTCAGCGCTTAATAAAAATGGAGGCAGCAGCTGATCGTCCGCTTGCTGATTACACTTTGAATGAATTGGAACATCTTTGGCAACAAGCTAAAGCTCAACTAGCAAACAATACTTGA
- a CDS encoding metal-binding protein: protein MPSGRTHDRITLWSLPFVAGLTFGQTQNGNLTLLVSGGFLFGGLMFGPDLDIYSRQFQRWGWLRWIWIPYQTSLRHRSFLSHGPIIGTALRSLYLVCGIAVLGWLLLFLANFVGAYTTNWQIFANLATAFLIQYPTEWIALFIGLELGAMSHSLSDWGGSAYKRLKKGGLKAILPKAKKGKSPRVRLKKRTAKTPRTQRKE, encoded by the coding sequence ATGCCAAGTGGTCGAACGCACGATCGCATAACTTTATGGAGCTTGCCTTTTGTGGCAGGCCTTACCTTCGGCCAAACCCAGAATGGCAACCTCACTTTGCTGGTGTCAGGCGGGTTTTTGTTTGGGGGGCTGATGTTTGGCCCAGACCTGGATATCTACTCCCGCCAGTTCCAACGCTGGGGATGGCTGCGCTGGATATGGATACCGTACCAAACAAGTTTGCGCCATCGCTCTTTCTTATCTCATGGGCCAATTATCGGCACGGCGTTGCGATCGCTCTATCTCGTCTGTGGGATAGCGGTGCTAGGATGGCTGTTGTTATTTCTTGCCAACTTTGTGGGTGCATATACCACAAATTGGCAAATATTTGCTAATTTAGCTACGGCTTTTTTGATCCAATATCCTACGGAGTGGATTGCTCTGTTTATTGGTTTAGAATTGGGAGCGATGAGTCATTCTCTGAGCGATTGGGGTGGTTCTGCCTACAAAAGGTTAAAAAAGGGTGGATTGAAGGCTATTCTGCCTAAAGCTAAGAAGGGGAAATCTCCTAGAGTTAGATTAAAGAAACGAACCGCCAAGACGCCAAGAACGCAGAGGAAAGAGTGA